The following nucleotide sequence is from Futiania mangrovi.
TGGCCGCCAGGGCGCACTTGCGCCGTGGGTCATCATCGGCCTCCTGATCATGGCCGTGGCCGTTATCGCCTTCATCGTGTTCATGGAGCGGGCGCAGCGCCGGTTGCTGATCCAGTATCCGAAGCGCCAGGTGGGCAACAAGCTCTACCAGGGCGACAGCTCGCACCTGCCGCTGAAGCTCAACACGGCAGGCGTCATTCCGCCGATCTTCGCGTCGTCGCTTCTGCTGCTTCCGCTGACGGTTGCAGGCTTCGCGGGCACGCAGGACACCGGTGGCTGGCTGACCACGATCACGGCGGCCCTGGGGCATGGGCAGCCGCTCTATCTGCTGCTGTACGTGACGCTGATCGTGTTCTTCTGCTTCTTCTACACCGCCATCGTCTTCAACCCGCAGGACACCGCGGACAATCTGAAGCGGTATGGCGGCTTCATCCCCGGCATCCGGCCGGGCAAGCAGACGGCGGAGTACATCGACTACGTCCTGACACGGATCACGGTTGTTGGCGCTGCGTACCTCGCGTTCGTCTGCCTCATTCCGGAGTTTCTGACGGCGAGCTTCCGGGTGCCCTATTATTTCGGCGGCACGTCCCTCCTGATCGTTGTCAGCGTGACCATGGACACGGTTTCGCAGATTCAGAGCCATCTGCTCGCGCACCAGTACGAGGGTCTCATCAAGAAGTCGAAGTTGAGGGGGGCGCGTCGCTGACATGTCCAAGGGGTTGAACATCATCCTGCTCGGCCCTCCGGGGGCGGGGAAGGGAACCCAGGCCAAGCGCCTCGAGGCCGCGCACGGCCTCGTCCAGCTTTCGACCGGCGACATGTTGCGCGCGGCCGTTGCCGCCGGGACCGAGACCGGCCTTAAGGCCAAGGCGATCATGGACCGCGGCGAACTCGTTCCCGACGACGTGGTCGTGGGTATCATCGCCGACCGCATCGCGGAGCCGGACGTGAAGAACGGATTCATCCTCGACGGTTTCCCGCGCACGGTTGCGCAGGCCGTGGCGCTCGACGCCCTGCTGGCGAAGACCGGCGAAGACCTTGATGCCGTCATCGAGATGCAGGTCGACGATGCCGCCCTGACCGAGCGGATCACTGGCCGCTACACTTGCGCCAAGTGCGGTGCGGGCTATCACGATACGTTTCAGAGGCCGAAGATCGAGGGCGTGTGCGACCGCTGCGGCGGGACGGAGTTCAAGCGCCGGGCCGACGACAATGCCGAAACGGTGAAAAGCCGGCTCGAGGCCTACCATGCGCAGACGGCGCCGCTGCTGCCTTATTACGAGGCGCGGGGGATCCTGAAGCGGGTGGACGGCATGGCCGACATCGACGAGGTGACAGGTCAGATCGAAGGGGTGCTTGCCGGCGCGAAAGATTGATGGATCGCTGCGGTTGACGGCAGGGCGGCGGTTCATATAATGCGCGGCTTCGTGACGAGGCAGATTACGGTTCGTCGCGCAGTCGGGCTTTCGCGAAACAAGCGAGTTTGAAAACCACTGGCGACGGATCAGGAGACAAGACGTGGCGCGCATTGCAGGCGTAAACATTCCGACGAACAAGCGCGTGGTCATCGCGCTGACGTACATTCACGGCATCGGCGATCACAAGGCTCGGCAGATCTGCGGCCAGCTGGGCATTCCCGCCGAGCGCCGGGTCAACGAGTTGACGGAGGCCGAGGTGATCCAGATCCGCGAGACGATCGATCGCGAGCACCTGGTGGAAGGCGACCTGCGCCGCGATGTCGCGATGAACATCAAGCGCCTGATGGACCTCGGGTGCTACCGCGGTCTGCGCCACCGCCGCGGCCTGCCGGTCCGTGGACAGCGCACGCACACGAACGCCCGTACCCGCAAGGGGCCGGCCAAGCCGATTGCCGGCAAGAAGAAGTAAGCGGACGGGTTTCGAGGAGTAGGATCCATGGCGAAGCAGCCTGACAAGACGCGCGTCCGCCGCAAGGAGCGCAAGAACATTTCCGCCGGTGTGGCGCACGTCCTTGCGACGTTCAACAACACCATGATTACCATCGCCGACGCGCAGGGAAACGCGATCTCCTGGTCGTCCGCAGGGTCCATGGGCTTCAAGGGGTCGCGCAAGTCCACCCCCTACGCCGCGCAGGTTGCCGCTGAAGAGGCAGCCCGCAAGGCGCAGGAGCATGGGATGCGCACGCTGGAGGTCGAAGTGAGCGGTCCCGGTTCGGGCCGCGAGTCGGCGCTGCGCGCGCTGTCGGCTGCCGGGTTCACGATCACGTCGATCCGGGACGTGACGCCGATCCCGCACAACGGGTGCCGGCCGCCCAAGCGCCGGCGCGTCTGACGCGCGTTTCGCATGTCCGCGCGGGTGCCTCTCGCACCGGTGCGGTCAGGCTTCTGACGCCGCCCGCGGGGCGGCGTCGAATGGTGCGGCCGCCGCTTCCGGCGCCGCACGCAGAGAACAGGGGTGACCCGTGATTCAGAAGAACTGGCTCGACCTGATCAAGCCGACCGGCCTCAATGTGAAGGCCGGCCCCGATCCCAAGCGCACTGCGACCATCGTCGC
It contains:
- the secY gene encoding preprotein translocase subunit SecY yields the protein MASAAEQLAANLNFGALAKATELKKRIWFTLGALIVYRLGTYIPLPGIDPAAFSQAFSSQAGGILGMFNVFAGGAVSRMAIFALNIMPYISASIIIQLLTAVVPTLEQMKKEGEQGRKKINQYTRYFTVVLAALQAYGIAVGLEGSTGVVADPGWGFRISTVITLTGGTVFLMWLGEQITARGVGNGISLIIFAGIVAELPSALVSTLELGRQGALAPWVIIGLLIMAVAVIAFIVFMERAQRRLLIQYPKRQVGNKLYQGDSSHLPLKLNTAGVIPPIFASSLLLLPLTVAGFAGTQDTGGWLTTITAALGHGQPLYLLLYVTLIVFFCFFYTAIVFNPQDTADNLKRYGGFIPGIRPGKQTAEYIDYVLTRITVVGAAYLAFVCLIPEFLTASFRVPYYFGGTSLLIVVSVTMDTVSQIQSHLLAHQYEGLIKKSKLRGARR
- the rpsK gene encoding 30S ribosomal protein S11, with amino-acid sequence MAKQPDKTRVRRKERKNISAGVAHVLATFNNTMITIADAQGNAISWSSAGSMGFKGSRKSTPYAAQVAAEEAARKAQEHGMRTLEVEVSGPGSGRESALRALSAAGFTITSIRDVTPIPHNGCRPPKRRRV
- a CDS encoding adenylate kinase, whose product is MNIILLGPPGAGKGTQAKRLEAAHGLVQLSTGDMLRAAVAAGTETGLKAKAIMDRGELVPDDVVVGIIADRIAEPDVKNGFILDGFPRTVAQAVALDALLAKTGEDLDAVIEMQVDDAALTERITGRYTCAKCGAGYHDTFQRPKIEGVCDRCGGTEFKRRADDNAETVKSRLEAYHAQTAPLLPYYEARGILKRVDGMADIDEVTGQIEGVLAGAKD
- the rpsM gene encoding 30S ribosomal protein S13, with product MARIAGVNIPTNKRVVIALTYIHGIGDHKARQICGQLGIPAERRVNELTEAEVIQIRETIDREHLVEGDLRRDVAMNIKRLMDLGCYRGLRHRRGLPVRGQRTHTNARTRKGPAKPIAGKKK